From the Chitinivibrionia bacterium genome, one window contains:
- the murA gene encoding UDP-N-acetylglucosamine 1-carboxyvinyltransferase: protein MSVFVVEGKRRLAGELTIAGNKNEALPLVAATILTGNKSVLENAPDIGDVREMCNIAQKLGADVDFSGKTLTIDSKNVANGKLPLDMARKIRGSILFAAPLLVRFGKVALPQPGGDKIGRRRLDTHFMAFEKLGAKVSLGNETLDCGEEIMVYYITAPKSGLVGTEIYLDEASVTATENAVMAAAGAHGETTIINAACEPHVQGVCNFLVKAGVKIEGIGSNILKIYGRPDFAEVSHTIGCDYIEAASFISLAACTNSDIILRNVQTDVMKMPLHQFARIGIDVIANKNESTLHIRDNQRFEVKTDMGNYIPRIETAPWPGFPADMSSVMLVAATQAKGSTLIHEKMFESRLFFTDNLQTMGAQIVLCDPHRAVIMGPASLSAARISSPDIRAGMALLIAAMSAEGMSRIHNIEQIDRGYEKIDVRLNAIGANIIREK from the coding sequence TGGAAAACGCTCCCGATATCGGCGATGTCCGCGAAATGTGCAATATTGCTCAGAAATTGGGCGCAGACGTCGATTTTTCGGGAAAAACGCTTACTATCGACAGCAAAAACGTCGCAAACGGCAAACTTCCGCTTGATATGGCGCGAAAAATACGCGGCTCGATTTTGTTTGCGGCGCCGCTTTTGGTGCGTTTCGGCAAAGTTGCGCTTCCGCAACCCGGCGGCGACAAAATAGGAAGACGTCGGCTCGACACTCACTTTATGGCTTTTGAAAAACTGGGCGCAAAAGTATCGCTCGGAAACGAAACCTTGGATTGCGGCGAAGAAATTATGGTCTATTACATAACCGCCCCAAAAAGCGGACTTGTCGGCACGGAAATTTATTTGGACGAAGCCTCGGTCACCGCAACCGAAAACGCAGTAATGGCGGCGGCGGGAGCGCACGGCGAAACCACCATAATAAACGCCGCTTGCGAACCGCACGTTCAGGGCGTGTGCAACTTTTTGGTTAAAGCGGGCGTAAAAATCGAAGGTATTGGAAGCAATATACTTAAAATCTACGGTCGCCCCGACTTTGCCGAAGTGAGCCATACAATAGGATGCGACTACATAGAAGCGGCGTCGTTTATTTCGCTTGCCGCCTGCACAAATTCCGACATAATTCTGCGAAACGTCCAAACCGATGTTATGAAAATGCCGCTCCACCAATTCGCGCGCATCGGAATTGACGTCATCGCCAACAAAAACGAAAGCACGCTTCATATCCGCGACAATCAGCGCTTCGAGGTTAAAACAGATATGGGAAATTACATCCCCAGAATAGAAACCGCCCCTTGGCCCGGATTTCCCGCGGATATGAGTTCGGTTATGCTCGTTGCGGCAACGCAGGCAAAAGGCTCTACGCTTATTCACGAAAAAATGTTTGAAAGCCGCCTGTTTTTCACCGACAATTTGCAGACAATGGGTGCTCAAATAGTTCTTTGCGACCCTCACCGAGCGGTAATTATGGGACCTGCAAGTTTGAGCGCGGCGCGAATTTCTTCGCCCGATATTCGCGCGGGAATGGCGCTTTTGATAGCCGCAATGTCCGCCGAAGGAATGAGCCGCATACATAATATTGAGCAAATCGACCGCGGATACGAAAAAATCGACGTTCGCCTCAATGCAATCGGAGCTAATATTATCAGGGAGAAATAA